In Eriocheir sinensis breed Jianghai 21 chromosome 3, ASM2467909v1, whole genome shotgun sequence, a genomic segment contains:
- the LOC127005876 gene encoding mucin-5AC-like isoform X1 — translation MDLYAKRCKQSHCHLRSLYVPASTNLPKVPRLGQVSRTSSNEVAPSSPDSCDVGGTEFREEKWEGWPPHTCFCSLAAHTCVTPAAPLQPHRCSTQHTPLNSLRYWHAGGGVVVTMPKIQKYKAASANEEAGLRTGSHLHPKSRPLPRVKLSPATISASPDDGHNTRTTTKSPTNTEVTNSVNRSPKTVVKVTAPVPASNLTSIISGGEADTDTSANEVPGLVLPENTVEVHFIPDSEGNITRIPGRNDIIQLRHQGRLITLPVVPSDAEHAKTQTISHSYKDTSITKQESPVDFSPGGPRGDPLLARTAAASSPSPAGNISVDSGVLDVSGGSSSEGLSLPSAVLYKEEPSLSTTDLTSAAPPAKLPSIESAFSRVGEVFRGNDVPIIISSSLASDASTVHHSDPVPSYTTLRTVSSLYTTSFPGPSQPLPPHSTPSSLPSPPTTSAFGHEPLYFDASGSLAHYQPISPPATLLTPADPAHIHHLMPAIHAYPAEYTIRHGDQSSTAPGVGLPYPYTTTAAPSSLARTLRTTTTTPATATASTGGVSVVRGLGTNLENHPRTGPGSRGGRARSQRVHEKLSREEYKKSACDRERTRMRDMNNAFDLLRERLPFCRPPGKKCSKIDSLSGRDRFPSKLETLRLAIRYIRHLANTLSSPEGTMYPDFDPPPYNVTSVPPNLRLQQRLYAPQSVSAHSSALALYSTGHPLEGLDYPFMPQTLSTSVAHDYLREPYWETNAPLPEYQY, via the exons CAAAGCCACTGCCACCTGAGGTCGCTGTATGTCCCGGCCTCGACAAATCTCCCAAAAGTTCCGCGGCTAGGGCAGGTGTCACGTACTTCCTCCAATGAAGTAGCTCCTTCCTCCCCCGACTCGTGCGATGTTGGGGGGACAGAGTTTAGGGAAGAGAAGTGGGAGGGTTGGCCGCCGCACACGTGCTTCTGCAGCCTCGCCGCGCACACCTGCGTCACACCTGCGGCTCCTCTCCAGCCCCACCGCTGCTCCACACAACATACACCTCTGAACAG TCTTCGTTATTGGCACGCAGGAGGCGGCGTGGTGGTAACCATGCCCAAGATCCAGAAATACAAGGCAGCGTCTGCAAATGAGGAGGCTGGCTTGAGAACCGGCTCCCACCTTCACCCCAAGAGCCGTCCGCTGCCACGCGTCAAGCTGTCCCCCGCCACCATCTCTGCGAGCCCCGATGACGGTCATAACACCCGCACGACCACCAAGTCCCCAACTAACACTGAGGTCACCAACAGTGTCAACAGAAGCCCTAAGACGGTGGTGAAGGTGACAGCACCGGTACCTGCATCCAACCTGACCAGCATCATTAGCGGGGGTGAAGCTGACACTGACACATCCGCCAACGAAGTCCCCGGATTGGTCCTTCCCGAGAACACGGTGGAGGTGCACTTCATTCCCGATTCTGAGGGTAACATCACGCGCATCCCAGGCCGTAATGACATCATTCAACTCCGCCACCAGGGCCGCTTAATCACTTTGCCTGTGGTGCCTTCAGACGCCGAGCATGCAAAGACTCAAACCATCTCACACTCTTACAAAGACACTTCAATAACGAAACAAGAATCACCGGTGGATTTCAGCCCTGGGGGACCCCGTGGCGACCCTCTGCTAGCAAGGACCGCTGCGGCATCCTCTCCGTCTCCAGCTGGCAATATCTCCGTGGATTCGGGTGTTTTGGACGTTTCTGGTGGAAGCAGCAGCGAGGGTCTCAGTCTCCCGTCCGCAGTGCTCTACAAGGAGGAACCGTCCCTCAGCACCACCGACCTGACCTCCGCCGCCCCTCCTGCCAAGCTGCCGAGCATCGAGAGCGCCTTCAGCAGGGTCGGCGAGGTCTTCCGCGGCAACGACGTTCCTATTATTATCAGCAGCAGCCTCGCCTCCGACGCTTCCACTGTGCATCACTCTGACCCCGTGCCCTCTTACACCACCCTCAG gACCGTCTCCTCCCTGTACACCACCTCGTTCCCCGGCCCCTCGCAGCCCCTGCCACCTCACTCCACCCCGAGCTCCTTGCCCTCCCCGCCCACCACCTCCGCCTTCGGCCACGAGCCACTGTACTTTGACGCCTCGGGAAGCCTCGCCCACTATCAGCCCATCAGCCCGCCCGCCACCCTGCTCACGCCCGCAGACCCCGCCCACATCCACCACCTCATGCCGGCCATCCACGCCTACCCGGCGGAGTACACTATCAG ACACGGGGACCAGAGCAGCACCGCGCCTGGGGTGGGCCTGCCGTACCCGTACACCACCACGGCAGCGCCTTCCTCCCTCGCCAGGACgctccgcaccaccaccaccacgccggccaccgccaccgccagcaCAG GTGGTGTGTCCGTCGTGCGGGGGCTGGGGACCAACCTCGAGAATCACCCCCGCACGGGCCCGGGGTCACGGGGAGGCCGCGCGCGTTCCCAGAGAGTTCATGAGAAGTTATCCAGGGAAG AGTACAAAAAGTCTGCCTGTGACCGGGAGAGGACGAGGATGCGAGACATGAACAACGCCTTCGACCTGCTGCGGGAGCGCCTGCCCTTCTGCCGCCCCCCGGGGAAGAAGTGCTCCAAAATAGACAGTCTGAG cgggcGGGACCGTTTCCCCTCCAAGCTGGAGACTCTTAG gctGGCTATTCGGTACATCCGCCATCTGGCCAACACCCTCTCCTCTCCCGAGGGCACCATGTACCCTGACTTCGACCCTCCCCCTTACAACGTCACCTCCGTCCCGCCGAACCTGAGACTCCAGCAACGCCTCTACGCCCCTCAGTCCGTTTCCGCACACTCCTCCGCCCTGGCCCTCTACTCCACGGGCCACCCACTGGAAGGACTGGACTATCCATTTATGCCTCAGACGCTAAGCACGTCAGTCGCTCATGATTACCTTCGAGAACCTTACTGGGAAACTAATGCACCCCTTCCAGAGTACCAATATTGA
- the LOC127005876 gene encoding mucin-5AC-like isoform X2: MDLYAKRCKQSHCHLRSLYVPASTNLPKVPRLGQVSRTSSNEVAPSSPDSCDVGGTEFREEKWEGWPPHTCFCSLAAHTCVTPAAPLQPHRCSTQHTPLNSLRYWHAGGGVVVTMPKIQKYKAASANEEAGLRTGSHLHPKSRPLPRVKLSPATISASPDDGHNTRTTTKSPTNTEVTNSVNRSPKTVVKVTAPVPASNLTSIISGGEADTDTSANEVPGLVLPENTVEVHFIPDSEGNITRIPGRNDIIQLRHQGRLITLPVVPSDAEHAKTQTISHSYKDTSITKQESPVDFSPGGPRGDPLLARTAAASSPSPAGNISVDSGVLDVSGGSSSEGLSLPSAVLYKEEPSLSTTDLTSAAPPAKLPSIESAFSRVGEVFRGNDVPIIISSSLASDASTVHHSDPVPSYTTLRTVSSLYTTSFPGPSQPLPPHSTPSSLPSPPTTSAFGHEPLYFDASGSLAHYQPISPPATLLTPADPAHIHHLMPAIHAYPAEYTIRHGDQSSTAPGVGLPYPYTTTAAPSSLARTLRTTTTTPATATASTEYKKSACDRERTRMRDMNNAFDLLRERLPFCRPPGKKCSKIDSLSGRDRFPSKLETLRLAIRYIRHLANTLSSPEGTMYPDFDPPPYNVTSVPPNLRLQQRLYAPQSVSAHSSALALYSTGHPLEGLDYPFMPQTLSTSVAHDYLREPYWETNAPLPEYQY, encoded by the exons CAAAGCCACTGCCACCTGAGGTCGCTGTATGTCCCGGCCTCGACAAATCTCCCAAAAGTTCCGCGGCTAGGGCAGGTGTCACGTACTTCCTCCAATGAAGTAGCTCCTTCCTCCCCCGACTCGTGCGATGTTGGGGGGACAGAGTTTAGGGAAGAGAAGTGGGAGGGTTGGCCGCCGCACACGTGCTTCTGCAGCCTCGCCGCGCACACCTGCGTCACACCTGCGGCTCCTCTCCAGCCCCACCGCTGCTCCACACAACATACACCTCTGAACAG TCTTCGTTATTGGCACGCAGGAGGCGGCGTGGTGGTAACCATGCCCAAGATCCAGAAATACAAGGCAGCGTCTGCAAATGAGGAGGCTGGCTTGAGAACCGGCTCCCACCTTCACCCCAAGAGCCGTCCGCTGCCACGCGTCAAGCTGTCCCCCGCCACCATCTCTGCGAGCCCCGATGACGGTCATAACACCCGCACGACCACCAAGTCCCCAACTAACACTGAGGTCACCAACAGTGTCAACAGAAGCCCTAAGACGGTGGTGAAGGTGACAGCACCGGTACCTGCATCCAACCTGACCAGCATCATTAGCGGGGGTGAAGCTGACACTGACACATCCGCCAACGAAGTCCCCGGATTGGTCCTTCCCGAGAACACGGTGGAGGTGCACTTCATTCCCGATTCTGAGGGTAACATCACGCGCATCCCAGGCCGTAATGACATCATTCAACTCCGCCACCAGGGCCGCTTAATCACTTTGCCTGTGGTGCCTTCAGACGCCGAGCATGCAAAGACTCAAACCATCTCACACTCTTACAAAGACACTTCAATAACGAAACAAGAATCACCGGTGGATTTCAGCCCTGGGGGACCCCGTGGCGACCCTCTGCTAGCAAGGACCGCTGCGGCATCCTCTCCGTCTCCAGCTGGCAATATCTCCGTGGATTCGGGTGTTTTGGACGTTTCTGGTGGAAGCAGCAGCGAGGGTCTCAGTCTCCCGTCCGCAGTGCTCTACAAGGAGGAACCGTCCCTCAGCACCACCGACCTGACCTCCGCCGCCCCTCCTGCCAAGCTGCCGAGCATCGAGAGCGCCTTCAGCAGGGTCGGCGAGGTCTTCCGCGGCAACGACGTTCCTATTATTATCAGCAGCAGCCTCGCCTCCGACGCTTCCACTGTGCATCACTCTGACCCCGTGCCCTCTTACACCACCCTCAG gACCGTCTCCTCCCTGTACACCACCTCGTTCCCCGGCCCCTCGCAGCCCCTGCCACCTCACTCCACCCCGAGCTCCTTGCCCTCCCCGCCCACCACCTCCGCCTTCGGCCACGAGCCACTGTACTTTGACGCCTCGGGAAGCCTCGCCCACTATCAGCCCATCAGCCCGCCCGCCACCCTGCTCACGCCCGCAGACCCCGCCCACATCCACCACCTCATGCCGGCCATCCACGCCTACCCGGCGGAGTACACTATCAG ACACGGGGACCAGAGCAGCACCGCGCCTGGGGTGGGCCTGCCGTACCCGTACACCACCACGGCAGCGCCTTCCTCCCTCGCCAGGACgctccgcaccaccaccaccacgccggccaccgccaccgccagcaCAG AGTACAAAAAGTCTGCCTGTGACCGGGAGAGGACGAGGATGCGAGACATGAACAACGCCTTCGACCTGCTGCGGGAGCGCCTGCCCTTCTGCCGCCCCCCGGGGAAGAAGTGCTCCAAAATAGACAGTCTGAG cgggcGGGACCGTTTCCCCTCCAAGCTGGAGACTCTTAG gctGGCTATTCGGTACATCCGCCATCTGGCCAACACCCTCTCCTCTCCCGAGGGCACCATGTACCCTGACTTCGACCCTCCCCCTTACAACGTCACCTCCGTCCCGCCGAACCTGAGACTCCAGCAACGCCTCTACGCCCCTCAGTCCGTTTCCGCACACTCCTCCGCCCTGGCCCTCTACTCCACGGGCCACCCACTGGAAGGACTGGACTATCCATTTATGCCTCAGACGCTAAGCACGTCAGTCGCTCATGATTACCTTCGAGAACCTTACTGGGAAACTAATGCACCCCTTCCAGAGTACCAATATTGA
- the LOC127005876 gene encoding mucin-5AC-like isoform X3 — MPKIQKYKAASANEEAGLRTGSHLHPKSRPLPRVKLSPATISASPDDGHNTRTTTKSPTNTEVTNSVNRSPKTVVKVTAPVPASNLTSIISGGEADTDTSANEVPGLVLPENTVEVHFIPDSEGNITRIPGRNDIIQLRHQGRLITLPVVPSDAEHAKTQTISHSYKDTSITKQESPVDFSPGGPRGDPLLARTAAASSPSPAGNISVDSGVLDVSGGSSSEGLSLPSAVLYKEEPSLSTTDLTSAAPPAKLPSIESAFSRVGEVFRGNDVPIIISSSLASDASTVHHSDPVPSYTTLRTVSSLYTTSFPGPSQPLPPHSTPSSLPSPPTTSAFGHEPLYFDASGSLAHYQPISPPATLLTPADPAHIHHLMPAIHAYPAEYTIRHGDQSSTAPGVGLPYPYTTTAAPSSLARTLRTTTTTPATATASTGGVSVVRGLGTNLENHPRTGPGSRGGRARSQRVHEKLSREEYKKSACDRERTRMRDMNNAFDLLRERLPFCRPPGKKCSKIDSLSGRDRFPSKLETLRLAIRYIRHLANTLSSPEGTMYPDFDPPPYNVTSVPPNLRLQQRLYAPQSVSAHSSALALYSTGHPLEGLDYPFMPQTLSTSVAHDYLREPYWETNAPLPEYQY, encoded by the exons ATGCCCAAGATCCAGAAATACAAGGCAGCGTCTGCAAATGAGGAGGCTGGCTTGAGAACCGGCTCCCACCTTCACCCCAAGAGCCGTCCGCTGCCACGCGTCAAGCTGTCCCCCGCCACCATCTCTGCGAGCCCCGATGACGGTCATAACACCCGCACGACCACCAAGTCCCCAACTAACACTGAGGTCACCAACAGTGTCAACAGAAGCCCTAAGACGGTGGTGAAGGTGACAGCACCGGTACCTGCATCCAACCTGACCAGCATCATTAGCGGGGGTGAAGCTGACACTGACACATCCGCCAACGAAGTCCCCGGATTGGTCCTTCCCGAGAACACGGTGGAGGTGCACTTCATTCCCGATTCTGAGGGTAACATCACGCGCATCCCAGGCCGTAATGACATCATTCAACTCCGCCACCAGGGCCGCTTAATCACTTTGCCTGTGGTGCCTTCAGACGCCGAGCATGCAAAGACTCAAACCATCTCACACTCTTACAAAGACACTTCAATAACGAAACAAGAATCACCGGTGGATTTCAGCCCTGGGGGACCCCGTGGCGACCCTCTGCTAGCAAGGACCGCTGCGGCATCCTCTCCGTCTCCAGCTGGCAATATCTCCGTGGATTCGGGTGTTTTGGACGTTTCTGGTGGAAGCAGCAGCGAGGGTCTCAGTCTCCCGTCCGCAGTGCTCTACAAGGAGGAACCGTCCCTCAGCACCACCGACCTGACCTCCGCCGCCCCTCCTGCCAAGCTGCCGAGCATCGAGAGCGCCTTCAGCAGGGTCGGCGAGGTCTTCCGCGGCAACGACGTTCCTATTATTATCAGCAGCAGCCTCGCCTCCGACGCTTCCACTGTGCATCACTCTGACCCCGTGCCCTCTTACACCACCCTCAG gACCGTCTCCTCCCTGTACACCACCTCGTTCCCCGGCCCCTCGCAGCCCCTGCCACCTCACTCCACCCCGAGCTCCTTGCCCTCCCCGCCCACCACCTCCGCCTTCGGCCACGAGCCACTGTACTTTGACGCCTCGGGAAGCCTCGCCCACTATCAGCCCATCAGCCCGCCCGCCACCCTGCTCACGCCCGCAGACCCCGCCCACATCCACCACCTCATGCCGGCCATCCACGCCTACCCGGCGGAGTACACTATCAG ACACGGGGACCAGAGCAGCACCGCGCCTGGGGTGGGCCTGCCGTACCCGTACACCACCACGGCAGCGCCTTCCTCCCTCGCCAGGACgctccgcaccaccaccaccacgccggccaccgccaccgccagcaCAG GTGGTGTGTCCGTCGTGCGGGGGCTGGGGACCAACCTCGAGAATCACCCCCGCACGGGCCCGGGGTCACGGGGAGGCCGCGCGCGTTCCCAGAGAGTTCATGAGAAGTTATCCAGGGAAG AGTACAAAAAGTCTGCCTGTGACCGGGAGAGGACGAGGATGCGAGACATGAACAACGCCTTCGACCTGCTGCGGGAGCGCCTGCCCTTCTGCCGCCCCCCGGGGAAGAAGTGCTCCAAAATAGACAGTCTGAG cgggcGGGACCGTTTCCCCTCCAAGCTGGAGACTCTTAG gctGGCTATTCGGTACATCCGCCATCTGGCCAACACCCTCTCCTCTCCCGAGGGCACCATGTACCCTGACTTCGACCCTCCCCCTTACAACGTCACCTCCGTCCCGCCGAACCTGAGACTCCAGCAACGCCTCTACGCCCCTCAGTCCGTTTCCGCACACTCCTCCGCCCTGGCCCTCTACTCCACGGGCCACCCACTGGAAGGACTGGACTATCCATTTATGCCTCAGACGCTAAGCACGTCAGTCGCTCATGATTACCTTCGAGAACCTTACTGGGAAACTAATGCACCCCTTCCAGAGTACCAATATTGA